In Halobacillus amylolyticus, the following proteins share a genomic window:
- a CDS encoding glycoside hydrolase family 13 protein, producing MNKKWWKEAVVYQVYPRSFKDSNGDGIGDIQGLISKLDYLADLGIDVIWLCPVYSSPNDDNGYDISNYKAIMDEFGTMADFDQLLTEVHNRNMGLIMDLVVNHTSDEHPWFIESRSSKDNPYRDYYIWHPGEDGQEPNNWASIFEGSAWEYDLDTDEYFMHVFSRKQPDLNWENPDVRYDIYEMINWWLDKGIDGFRIDAISHIKKVPGFPDVSNPKNKKFASSFEGHRNREGIHTFLEELNKETFDKYDIMTVGEANGVSVDEADNWVGEANGKFNMIFQFEHVDLWGKDSKGLDIHALKDVFTKWQTGLDGVGWNALFLENHDLPRAVSVWGDDVEYHDKAAKCLATLYFLMQGTPFIYQGQEIGMTNVQFASIEDYDDVAIKNLYHHEIEAGKSHREIMEVIWQTGRDNSRTPMQWTGERNAGFTEGEPWIGINPNHKEINVERSIQDNKSIYHYYKELIQIRKKHPVLIYGHYHIILPEHDQIYAYTRSLEGELMLIVTNLFPNEADFKWPEDFKNKSKQLYMSNYEADSNEDINHIVLKPFESRVYNVT from the coding sequence ATGAATAAAAAGTGGTGGAAGGAAGCTGTCGTTTATCAAGTTTATCCACGTAGTTTCAAAGATTCAAACGGGGACGGTATTGGTGATATCCAAGGTCTCATATCGAAGCTAGATTATTTAGCAGATTTAGGAATAGACGTCATTTGGCTTTGTCCCGTTTATAGTTCACCAAATGATGATAATGGTTACGATATTAGCAACTATAAAGCGATTATGGATGAGTTTGGAACTATGGCAGATTTTGATCAACTTTTAACTGAGGTACATAATCGGAACATGGGATTAATTATGGACTTAGTTGTCAACCACACATCTGATGAGCATCCTTGGTTCATCGAGTCAAGATCATCTAAAGATAATCCATATAGAGATTACTATATTTGGCATCCAGGGGAAGATGGGCAAGAGCCTAATAATTGGGCATCAATTTTTGAGGGATCTGCATGGGAATATGATCTCGATACAGATGAGTATTTCATGCACGTTTTTTCACGTAAACAACCTGACCTGAATTGGGAAAATCCAGATGTGCGCTACGATATATATGAAATGATTAATTGGTGGTTAGATAAGGGGATCGACGGTTTTCGTATCGATGCTATTTCTCATATTAAGAAGGTGCCTGGTTTTCCTGATGTTTCTAATCCGAAGAATAAGAAATTCGCTTCATCTTTTGAAGGCCATAGAAATAGGGAAGGTATTCACACTTTCTTAGAGGAGCTTAACAAGGAAACGTTTGATAAGTATGACATCATGACTGTTGGTGAAGCCAATGGGGTAAGTGTTGATGAGGCCGATAATTGGGTTGGTGAAGCTAACGGGAAGTTTAATATGATCTTCCAATTTGAGCATGTAGATCTATGGGGCAAAGATAGTAAGGGTTTAGATATCCATGCGTTGAAGGATGTTTTTACAAAATGGCAAACGGGCCTAGATGGTGTAGGTTGGAACGCATTGTTTCTAGAAAATCATGACTTGCCAAGAGCGGTTTCGGTTTGGGGAGATGATGTGGAGTACCATGATAAAGCAGCTAAGTGTCTTGCTACGCTTTACTTTTTAATGCAAGGTACACCTTTTATTTATCAGGGACAAGAAATTGGAATGACGAATGTGCAGTTCGCTTCCATAGAGGATTATGATGATGTTGCGATAAAGAATTTATATCACCATGAAATTGAGGCTGGTAAATCACATCGAGAAATTATGGAAGTGATTTGGCAAACAGGACGTGATAATTCTAGAACTCCTATGCAATGGACAGGGGAAAGGAATGCAGGGTTTACAGAAGGTGAACCGTGGATAGGAATAAATCCTAATCACAAGGAGATCAATGTGGAAAGGTCTATTCAGGACAATAAATCTATTTATCATTACTATAAAGAGCTTATCCAGATTCGAAAGAAACACCCTGTTCTAATTTATGGTCATTACCATATCATTTTGCCGGAACACGACCAAATCTATGCTTATACAAGAAGTTTAGAGGGGGAGTTGATGTTAATTGTAACGAATTTGTTCCCTAATGAAGCAGATTTTAAATGGCCGGAAGATTTCAAGAACAAATCTAAACAGTTGTACATGAGTAATTATGAAGCTGATTCAAATGAAGATATCAATCATATCGTATTGAAACCGTTTGAATCTAGAGTTTATAACGTAACCTAA
- a CDS encoding carbohydrate ABC transporter permease — translation MKKNKEKRNLFSIEILGIALGLLWIAPFYLMLVNAFKTKREIFSGVLGLPESLALENFKQAFIDLEFLKSLFNSVLITGLSIAVIILFSSMAGYALARNKSKLSGIIFFTFVAAMLIPFQSVMIPLVSIFGQANMLNAGGLVFMYLGFGCSLSIFLYHGAMTGVSKTMDEAAIIDGANRFQLFWYIIFPLLKPISVTVGILNTIWIWNDYLLPSLVLSEANATIPLKMFYFFGQYTKQWHLALAGLTIAIIPVIIGYFFAQKQIIKGVSEGAVK, via the coding sequence ATGAAGAAGAACAAAGAAAAACGGAATTTATTCTCAATCGAAATCCTCGGTATTGCCTTAGGGTTACTATGGATTGCGCCGTTCTATCTGATGCTTGTCAATGCGTTCAAAACGAAGCGGGAAATTTTTAGTGGTGTTTTAGGATTGCCTGAATCATTAGCGCTTGAAAACTTTAAGCAAGCTTTTATTGACTTGGAGTTTCTAAAGTCTTTATTCAACTCGGTGTTGATCACGGGACTGAGTATTGCCGTCATTATTCTCTTTTCTTCGATGGCTGGATACGCCTTGGCTCGTAACAAAAGTAAGCTTAGTGGCATCATCTTTTTCACCTTTGTAGCTGCGATGTTGATTCCCTTCCAATCGGTGATGATTCCGCTTGTATCGATTTTTGGTCAAGCGAATATGTTGAATGCGGGTGGGTTAGTTTTCATGTACCTTGGCTTTGGGTGCAGTTTATCGATCTTCCTTTACCATGGGGCGATGACAGGTGTTTCAAAAACGATGGACGAAGCGGCGATCATTGATGGGGCCAACCGTTTTCAATTGTTTTGGTATATCATTTTCCCTCTACTGAAACCAATTTCCGTGACGGTGGGGATCTTAAATACAATCTGGATCTGGAACGACTATCTGTTGCCTTCTCTTGTTCTTAGTGAAGCCAATGCAACGATTCCTTTGAAAATGTTTTATTTCTTCGGCCAGTATACGAAGCAGTGGCATTTGGCACTGGCAGGGCTGACGATCGCGATCATCCCAGTCATCATCGGTTATTTCTTTGCACAGAAGCAAATTATCAAAGGGGTTTCTGAAGGGGCTGTAAAATAA